The Acidobacteriota bacterium genome includes a region encoding these proteins:
- a CDS encoding SDR family oxidoreductase, which yields MDLGLKGKRAIVTGGSRGIGRCCAVGLAREGARVCVTARTQTLLEEVRAEIDRAGGEGWTVATDLTEREGCSRVVDETVARWSGVDILVNCAGAARMADILELSTEVIDEGLGLKSYGYLRMAQLVIPHMKRNRWGRIVNIAGGAGASPTRVNIPLSVSNIAVLNMTRALSDAVSGDGILVNTICPGLTKTQRARDLQRDKAADEGRSVDEILAEIGRKLPAGRLAEPEEIAGMVVFLASEPCSYLFGSSLYMDGGDRRGIP from the coding sequence ATGGATCTGGGATTGAAGGGCAAGCGAGCCATCGTTACCGGGGGCAGCCGCGGCATCGGCCGCTGTTGCGCTGTGGGGCTGGCCCGGGAGGGCGCCCGGGTCTGCGTGACGGCTCGCACGCAAACCCTGCTGGAGGAGGTCAGGGCGGAGATCGACCGGGCCGGCGGCGAGGGGTGGACGGTCGCCACCGACCTGACCGAGCGGGAGGGATGCAGCCGGGTGGTGGATGAGACGGTGGCACGGTGGTCCGGAGTCGACATCCTGGTGAACTGCGCCGGTGCGGCCAGGATGGCCGATATCCTGGAGCTCTCGACCGAAGTCATCGACGAGGGGCTGGGACTCAAAAGCTACGGCTATCTGCGCATGGCCCAACTGGTCATTCCGCACATGAAGCGGAACCGGTGGGGGCGGATCGTCAACATCGCCGGAGGAGCGGGAGCCAGCCCGACACGAGTCAACATACCGCTGAGCGTGTCCAATATCGCCGTCTTGAACATGACCCGCGCCCTCTCCGACGCAGTCTCCGGGGATGGGATCCTGGTCAACACCATCTGTCCGGGACTGACCAAGACCCAGCGCGCCAGGGATCTGCAGCGCGACAAGGCCGCGGACGAAGGTCGAAGCGTGGACGAGATTCTGGCGGAGATCGGACGGAAGCTGCCGGCGGGGCGTTTAGCCGAACCGGAAGAGATCGCCGGCATGGTGGTTTTCCTGGCTTCGGAACCCTGTTCCTACCTCTTCGGCAGTTCCCTCTACATGGACGGGGGCGATAGACGGGGGATTCCTTGA
- a CDS encoding aldolase/citrate lyase family protein: MFNGGKLQRKLREGQAAVGTIAYFGSPAFVEMAAAAGYDWLFLDTEHGHLTSSDLLPLLLAAKGTPIDVIVRVPGLIEAEIKRALDWGANGIVVPMVENAEQAALAVKWSKYAPLGRRGCGPLRAEYTHRTNEYFARANDWVTVVAQMESLESVRNIEEIVRVPGLDAVFMGMDDLRQSMGLLGVRDHPELDGKVDEIFRAARQAGMPFGTFVGSAETCRSWIDRGALLMTVGSDLEFWVNGLDREMERLKGEDRSGRES; encoded by the coding sequence ATGTTCAACGGCGGCAAGCTGCAGCGCAAGCTTCGGGAAGGCCAGGCAGCCGTGGGCACCATCGCCTACTTCGGGTCTCCGGCCTTTGTGGAGATGGCCGCCGCCGCCGGATACGATTGGCTGTTCCTGGATACCGAGCACGGCCATCTGACCTCCAGCGATCTGCTGCCCCTGCTTCTGGCAGCCAAGGGGACCCCGATCGACGTCATCGTTCGGGTCCCTGGCCTGATAGAGGCTGAGATCAAGCGGGCCCTGGACTGGGGAGCCAACGGCATCGTGGTCCCCATGGTGGAAAATGCCGAACAGGCGGCCCTGGCGGTAAAGTGGTCCAAGTACGCTCCCTTGGGAAGACGGGGTTGCGGACCGCTGCGGGCCGAGTACACCCATCGGACCAACGAGTACTTTGCCCGGGCCAACGACTGGGTCACTGTGGTCGCTCAGATGGAGAGCCTGGAGTCGGTGAGAAATATCGAGGAGATTGTGCGCGTTCCCGGGCTGGACGCCGTCTTTATGGGGATGGACGACCTGCGGCAATCCATGGGATTGCTGGGGGTTCGCGATCACCCCGAGCTGGACGGCAAGGTCGACGAGATCTTTCGAGCCGCCCGGCAAGCCGGTATGCCTTTCGGCACCTTCGTGGGCAGCGCCGAGACCTGCCGGTCCTGGATCGATCGGGGCGCTCTGCTCATGACGGTGGGCTCGGACCTGGAATTCTGGGTGAACGGCCTGGACCGGGAAATGGAACGCTTGAAGGGAGAGGATCGGTCCGGCCGGGAGTCCTGA
- a CDS encoding aspartate aminotransferase family protein, producing the protein MNTRTIQATSQIFQSYIDATPISAELYRRAQQVFPCGVTHQSRVLEPHPVFVSRAQGSRKWDVDGREYVDYFGGHGALMLGHNHPVVQEAVREQISRGTHYGSSHQLELEWAELIRSLVPSAERVRFTVSGTEATHLALRVARAYSGKPKLVRFATHFHGWHDHVAFGKESVGPKPPAGILQEIVDNVLVCPPGDLSLLDELCRDRDDVAAVILEPTGATFGKVPLDPAFLPELRQWTARRGILLIFDEVVSGFRCSLGGAQGYYGVTPDLTTLAKIVGGGYPGAALVGRAEVMQVMDPQEGDNGPAPPLVVHYGTYNAAPVTASAGIATLKILQSTDLIARANASGASLRREMNSVAQRLGCDWCVYGDFSAFHIFPNPDHDPVSPADIMGGRVDSWKLRGAASAQLQHKARAGFLCNGVDVLPWPGGLISGVHTDEDLQRTVDAFEGLLKMLDREGELK; encoded by the coding sequence ATGAATACCAGAACCATTCAGGCGACATCGCAAATCTTTCAGTCCTACATTGATGCCACTCCCATCTCGGCGGAGCTCTACAGGAGGGCGCAGCAGGTCTTTCCCTGCGGCGTCACCCACCAGTCCCGGGTCCTGGAGCCGCATCCCGTTTTTGTCTCCCGGGCTCAGGGATCCCGCAAGTGGGACGTGGACGGGCGTGAGTACGTGGACTATTTCGGCGGCCACGGGGCTCTTATGCTCGGGCATAACCATCCCGTAGTCCAGGAGGCGGTGCGGGAACAGATATCCCGAGGGACCCACTACGGATCTTCCCATCAATTGGAGCTGGAGTGGGCGGAACTGATCCGGTCCCTCGTTCCCAGCGCCGAGCGGGTCCGTTTTACGGTCAGTGGGACCGAGGCGACCCATTTGGCTCTGAGAGTGGCCAGGGCCTATTCCGGCAAGCCCAAACTGGTGCGCTTTGCCACCCACTTCCACGGATGGCACGACCACGTGGCCTTCGGCAAGGAATCCGTCGGGCCCAAGCCGCCGGCGGGCATCCTGCAGGAAATCGTGGACAACGTGCTGGTGTGCCCGCCGGGGGACCTGTCCTTGCTGGACGAGCTCTGCCGGGACCGGGACGACGTGGCCGCGGTGATTCTGGAACCGACCGGGGCCACGTTCGGCAAGGTGCCCCTCGATCCCGCTTTCCTTCCGGAGCTGCGGCAGTGGACCGCCCGGCGGGGAATCCTGCTGATCTTCGACGAGGTCGTGTCGGGGTTCCGTTGTTCCCTGGGCGGGGCTCAGGGTTACTACGGCGTGACACCCGATCTGACCACCCTGGCCAAGATCGTGGGCGGCGGCTACCCGGGCGCCGCCCTGGTCGGCCGGGCCGAGGTGATGCAGGTCATGGACCCCCAGGAGGGGGACAACGGGCCGGCCCCACCCCTGGTGGTGCACTACGGAACCTACAATGCGGCGCCGGTCACCGCCAGCGCCGGCATTGCCACCTTGAAAATCCTGCAGTCCACCGATCTGATCGCCCGGGCCAATGCCAGTGGAGCCAGCCTGCGCCGGGAAATGAACTCGGTCGCCCAACGCCTGGGCTGCGACTGGTGTGTCTACGGCGACTTCTCCGCCTTCCACATCTTTCCCAATCCCGACCACGATCCGGTAAGCCCTGCCGATATCATGGGCGGTCGGGTGGATTCCTGGAAGCTCCGGGGAGCGGCTTCCGCCCAGCTTCAGCACAAGGCCCGGGCGGGGTTCCTCTGCAACGGAGTGGACGTCCTGCCCTGGCCCGGGGGCCTGATCTCGGGAGTGCATACCGACGAGGACCTGCAGCGGACGGTGGATGCCTTCGAGGGTCTTCTGAAGATGCTGGACCGGGAGGGCGAGCTGAAGTAG
- a CDS encoding creatininase family protein has product MIQGITRRSLLQSLAGGLAGGTLTAGLAAESLAGALPAPSGSASRSAPMERLRRSIDPDRVLLWENTRKEIRELLDSGLLKAAILPAGSIEQHNEHIALVEDTAHATFYAKQIALELYPRVIVAPPSFCGYAPYWMSRKGSITLRRKTFQDYIFDVLHSLKTNGIHTLLVLNGHGGNQQPLKEMEETWRSKLGVTMEVDSVWAPTPPDFVKTVLESKKRLSHAEEYETSIALAAHPHRVRRVSMKEYDDANLNYESGFSPEVEHFLRIDGRTFIDGRINEEGENATDRARQEQSLLATAAKGEKLIARVVEYYVEKLQKMIAATETGQPWPPA; this is encoded by the coding sequence ATGATACAGGGCATTACGCGACGGAGTTTGCTGCAATCCCTCGCCGGCGGACTGGCCGGCGGGACGCTCACCGCGGGACTGGCGGCCGAGAGTCTGGCCGGTGCGTTGCCGGCGCCATCCGGTTCAGCGTCCCGAAGTGCGCCCATGGAGCGGCTGAGGCGCAGCATCGATCCCGACCGGGTCCTGCTGTGGGAAAACACTCGCAAGGAGATCCGGGAACTGCTGGATAGCGGACTGCTCAAGGCGGCCATCCTGCCGGCGGGTTCCATAGAGCAGCACAACGAGCACATCGCCCTGGTGGAAGATACCGCCCATGCCACCTTCTACGCCAAGCAGATTGCCCTGGAGCTCTACCCGCGGGTCATTGTGGCTCCGCCCAGCTTTTGTGGCTACGCTCCCTACTGGATGTCACGGAAAGGCAGCATCACCCTGCGCCGCAAGACCTTTCAGGACTACATCTTCGACGTGCTCCACTCCTTGAAGACCAACGGGATCCATACCCTGCTGGTGCTCAACGGCCACGGAGGGAACCAGCAGCCGCTCAAGGAAATGGAAGAGACCTGGCGCAGCAAGCTCGGGGTGACCATGGAGGTCGACTCCGTTTGGGCGCCGACCCCACCGGATTTCGTCAAGACGGTCCTGGAAAGCAAGAAGCGTCTGTCGCATGCCGAGGAGTACGAGACTTCCATTGCTTTGGCCGCCCATCCCCACCGGGTACGCCGGGTCAGCATGAAGGAGTACGACGACGCCAATCTCAACTACGAGTCGGGATTCTCCCCCGAAGTGGAGCACTTCCTGCGCATCGACGGGCGCACCTTCATCGACGGCCGCATCAACGAGGAAGGCGAGAATGCCACCGATCGAGCCCGCCAAGAGCAATCGCTGCTGGCTACGGCAGCCAAAGGGGAAAAGCTGATCGCCCGGGTGGTCGAATATTACGTGGAGAAGCTGCAGAAGATGATTGCCGCCACCGAAACAGGTCAGCCCTGGCCTCCCGCCTGA
- a CDS encoding sialidase family protein — protein MAKATRTHWTPRILGLLAFALACGILAPGCGDQPLHYVDLELILDEEVVIDPSGQASANNMVRGPDGAIWINSTTTHPGLFKSSDRGKTWSSVPIRLEDIETPQHVAGFTVTRSGTLWIIHQEPPDRSGDTPYPRDAFVSVSRDHGATWTSTRLDFGRFAPRAPRDPYTKVDVAWCHPNFIERPDGTVMFSCSMRYPDWEDYRQPDQSRPGIRDVMVRTTDDGLTWGDPTIVHPHATETAYALNPKQPNHILAATRIQRHALPGEDPEAIKKNLTGVPYPPNIPWCYKNGLILESMDGGRTFEEVSGGLLGFGAYRWSVVWTENDVVLLSSNGGQEIGESTFDDSKVVRISLDGGRTWADGTANGTPKVNRAREFTIVPDDPASHCVSATIEVSPNRFLTLRRFRSGDRRLTGVFWHLENR, from the coding sequence ATGGCAAAAGCGACTCGAACCCACTGGACGCCAAGGATTCTAGGACTCCTGGCGTTCGCCCTGGCCTGCGGCATCCTTGCTCCTGGATGCGGCGACCAACCACTGCACTACGTCGACCTGGAACTGATCCTGGACGAGGAGGTGGTCATTGACCCTTCCGGTCAGGCCTCCGCCAACAACATGGTGCGAGGACCGGACGGCGCCATCTGGATCAACTCGACCACCACCCATCCCGGATTGTTCAAGAGCAGCGACCGGGGCAAGACCTGGAGTTCGGTTCCCATCCGACTCGAGGACATCGAGACGCCCCAACATGTCGCCGGGTTCACCGTAACCCGGTCGGGGACGCTCTGGATCATCCATCAGGAACCCCCCGACCGATCAGGAGACACACCCTATCCCCGGGATGCCTTTGTCTCCGTTTCTCGAGACCACGGAGCCACCTGGACCAGCACCAGGTTGGACTTCGGCCGTTTCGCCCCCCGGGCGCCCCGGGACCCCTACACCAAAGTGGATGTCGCCTGGTGTCATCCCAACTTCATTGAGAGGCCTGATGGAACCGTCATGTTCTCCTGCAGCATGCGCTACCCGGACTGGGAGGACTACCGGCAACCGGACCAGTCCCGCCCGGGAATCAGGGACGTGATGGTCCGTACCACCGACGACGGCTTAACCTGGGGCGATCCAACCATCGTTCATCCCCATGCCACCGAAACGGCCTACGCCCTGAACCCCAAGCAACCGAACCACATCCTGGCGGCCACCCGAATTCAGCGCCACGCGTTGCCGGGAGAAGACCCTGAAGCCATCAAGAAAAACCTCACCGGGGTGCCCTATCCACCCAACATTCCCTGGTGCTACAAGAACGGCCTGATCTTGGAATCGATGGACGGCGGCCGGACTTTCGAGGAAGTTTCCGGCGGGTTGCTGGGCTTCGGAGCCTATCGATGGAGCGTCGTCTGGACGGAGAACGACGTCGTCCTGCTCAGCAGTAACGGCGGGCAGGAAATTGGAGAGTCCACCTTCGACGACAGCAAAGTCGTGCGCATCAGTCTGGACGGCGGCCGGACGTGGGCGGACGGCACCGCCAACGGAACCCCCAAGGTCAACCGGGCTCGGGAATTCACCATAGTCCCCGACGACCCGGCCAGCCACTGCGTCTCGGCCACCATCGAAGTGTCGCCGAACCGTTTCCTGACCCTGCGACGATTCAGAAGCGGCGACCGGCGTTTGACCGGTGTGTTCTGGCACCTGGAGAACCGCTAG
- a CDS encoding ATP-binding protein, with translation MQHYIERSLEPILEKAAAEFPAVVLTGPRQSGKTTLLQRLFGKHCRYVSLEPPDVRAIALQDPRGFLEMHRPPVIFDEVQYASGLLPYVKERIDADRSRKGQYLLTGSQNLLLSEKVTESLAGRTAVLRLLPLSGREAEGRPHRALPWERKVESSWKSSRLFDKVWKEFLRGGYPELATQPGRGVSLWHSGYVQTYLERDVRMLRQVGDLVQYQNFLRVLAARSAQLLNLTDIARDLGVAVNTVKAWLSLLEATHQVMVLRPYFANVGKRFVKTPKVYFTDVGTLCYLAGLKDPLHAASGPMGGAIMETAVLSEIVKTLTHRGLDPRVYFWRTVVGTEVDFVVETDGRFVPIEVKLSATPRPAMANTIRRFQSDMAGAAMPGYVVHPGDLRLPLGSQVTALPFAEL, from the coding sequence ATGCAACATTACATTGAACGGTCGCTGGAGCCGATCCTCGAGAAGGCGGCCGCCGAGTTTCCAGCCGTCGTGCTGACCGGACCCCGGCAATCGGGCAAGACGACCCTTCTGCAACGCCTCTTTGGCAAGCATTGCCGCTATGTTTCTCTGGAGCCGCCGGACGTTCGCGCAATTGCTCTGCAAGATCCTCGCGGCTTCCTGGAAATGCACCGTCCTCCCGTGATCTTCGATGAGGTTCAGTACGCATCCGGCCTGCTGCCTTACGTCAAGGAAAGGATCGATGCCGACCGCAGCCGGAAGGGGCAATATCTCCTCACCGGCTCACAGAATCTCTTGCTCTCGGAGAAGGTGACCGAGTCGTTGGCGGGCAGGACGGCGGTACTGCGCCTGTTGCCACTCTCCGGACGGGAAGCGGAGGGAAGGCCGCACAGGGCCCTTCCGTGGGAACGCAAAGTCGAGTCGTCTTGGAAATCGTCCCGTCTCTTCGACAAGGTGTGGAAGGAATTCCTTCGAGGGGGGTATCCAGAACTTGCAACCCAACCCGGCCGGGGTGTATCGCTCTGGCATTCCGGCTACGTACAGACTTATCTCGAACGGGATGTGAGAATGCTGCGCCAGGTCGGGGACCTGGTTCAGTATCAGAATTTTCTTCGGGTCCTGGCGGCTCGAAGCGCCCAGCTCCTGAATCTGACCGATATCGCCAGGGACCTGGGCGTCGCGGTCAACACCGTCAAGGCATGGCTCTCTCTGCTCGAAGCCACCCACCAAGTGATGGTGCTGCGTCCCTACTTCGCCAATGTCGGGAAACGGTTCGTCAAGACCCCGAAAGTGTATTTCACGGACGTGGGAACTCTTTGCTACCTTGCCGGCCTCAAAGACCCCCTACACGCCGCCTCAGGACCAATGGGAGGCGCCATCATGGAAACGGCGGTGCTCTCAGAGATCGTCAAGACCCTGACGCATCGGGGCCTCGACCCTCGGGTCTATTTCTGGAGGACCGTGGTGGGAACGGAAGTGGACTTCGTGGTCGAGACCGACGGGAGGTTCGTGCCGATAGAGGTGAAGCTGTCCGCGACGCCGCGCCCGGCCATGGCCAACACCATCAGGAGATTCCAAAGCGACATGGCGGGCGCTGCGATGCCCGGGTACGTCGTGCATCCGGGTGACCTGCGCCTGCCTCTCGGTTCCCAAGTGACGGCTCTGCCCTTCGCCGAACTGTAG